AATTCTTCGCAAAATTCATATTAGAAACTCATTTTTTACCTTCTTTTTCCTTATAAGAATAGGATGTTGACCTAAGGAAATAGCTACATATGGTAAAGTAACTCTAAGATTAGTTCTTATTAAAGGCGCAATTAAGGATTTGACCAGCCCTTCAAGAACCAATCTTTATGGCTCAAATTTGATCCTCAATTTGAGTGCATATAGCCCAATAAAGTGAATAAAGCCTAAAGATTAATAGAAGCAATCAAAATCCATAAAGTCCCAATCTGGCTATTCTTCATACTAACTTGACCTGGGGAAATCGATATTGGCAAAGTAACTCTAAGATCAGTTTCTATTATAGGCGCAATTAAGAAATCCAACTAGCCCTTCAAAAATCAATCTTTATGGCTCAAATTTGATCCTCAACCTTAGTACATATAGCCCAATAAAGTGAATAAAACCCAAAGATTGTTAGaagcaattaaaattcatgaaGTCCCAATTTGCCTATTCTTCACACTGATTTATATCTTTTCTACTccctttttgtttcttaagATCAAAAACTCCTAAAAAgcattaaagacaaaaaaagattcaagaagttcatgaaaatatcaaataattgcaAAGAAcgtaataaaaattgatgtgAAATTAAGCACTTATTACCAATGGGTGCGACATAGATTTGTAGTCAAGATTACATTATATCTTAGTGGaagcaattatgagtaataaaattatatattaataatatagaatttgtacaatcCATATCttgaatgttttttttttatatatatgatcatagaattctctggctaGAATGTTTCaacataattaatatgttGAAATGATGAttaaagaaaaccaaaaagtaTCAAAGGAAAAGacataataaattgattagatagttgagatatcaatttaattaatgatgtgatCAAATGAttgtttagtaaaaaaattaatatggctTGATCAGTTTATTATTCGAGAACACAATCCTAAATAGCATACAATTACAGAGgctaatttcaattttttagtgAAGTAGATTTGGAATATAATTGTcaggctagtttaattacagacctaattattgtagccattATTGTATGTACTCAAATGATCCCCATGTTAACTCACTTAATTGATTACATTATTATTGGATTGATAAGTAAGGTAACTAGTTACTTAGGTCAAAaactttaatatattatttggtgGGAGGCTACATTTAATAAACTTGTATATAATGGGTCTTTTGTTACTTTATAAGGTGAACCTTTATAACTAGTACAAATGATGCACCActtttggatttattttatcttttaatttaaatcaaatagtAAAAAGGCTTATTTCTTCACAAAAAAGATAGTTACCACAATATatagaataaagaaaaagaaaaattttctttcttacttTGACagaaaaagtttttattgCTCGTTGCTTTCAATAGTGATAAAGGTGCCCACGAGCTAAGCGCAAATTGAACTTGAGTCATAACTTGGAATATCGCTAGTAACAGATCATGAGATGGGAGTCTAAattagtgaaaaaataaatataggatttctaaattatgataattatatatattgtatgagaatTGGGATCTAATGATTTCCGCTGCAAAACAATCTTTATCTAACAATTATAGCATTAGGTGAAGGACTAATATAAGTCACTAAAGGACATATTAGATTATGccatattttctcttttaatgtTAGCATAGAGAGTCCTTTCAATTACTTAGATTGGCCATCATATACACATGCCTTACCAATATAAttcattgtaaatttatagtaattacaatatttattaatatatttacatttaaatcACCTCTATAATAAGATCTTGATAAACATGAAGCATTTTTGgcattgaatttaaaattttaaacattacagtttaatcaaattaccgTGAGACCTAGAACCGATGTATCCATATTTGAAACCTATCGTAATAAACTTGACTTGATGGCCATTAGACTAGATACCAACACCATTAAATGTAGATCTCATCCCATTTTGGAATCTTTCACCATACACTTGCAAATATACCATGAAATTAAACTGTAGAGTGTCATATATGAAACTATTGAATGTCTACATGAAATTAGGTTCAATGCCCTGAAATTCATTCCCTTAGACTTGATATTAAATATCATTTGAATCATTTAACCATTCATGTTAAAACTAAAACCTTTGAGTATTCATTGAGAACCCATTTAATGCGTACATGAAAATAAGAGCATATAACTTgcaaatatatcaataaaaataaatttagtgcgAAAAAATTTCACTGCTAGTGAAGttatttacattgattctgAAACCCTGTAATATACACATGAAAACTAACACCGACAActcaaaaatcaaaagcatTAAAAATGAAGCCAACTCCATCAAGGatggaattattatttatttggaaTTAACCAACATTAATGTGCAATAACTACCAATTTGCTTAGAGCATTTGATcattaacttaaaattgatttaatggATACTTGAAGCGAGATCATTCAATATGCAacagaaataattaaagataaaattatttgtatcaTGAAATATTAACACGTAACAATGATAATTATTCATGAAACGAGCACcattaatttgaaactatgTACTTCGTGCATGAAACTATAACCAATGAATCGAAAatttaggggtgggcaaaatctAGTTTCGATAAATTCGATTGGTTTTCAGATTTATCAAGTTGAAAACAAAAGTGACATGAACTCAACTTGACTTTTGGATTGGATCGAATCTAATGTTCGAGTAGGATAAAAAATGGCTTCTTGCTAAGCCTAAGTTTTAGAAATAGCCTGGGGAGACACTACCATACACTGCTATTTGTAAACTAGTAGGATTTTTTAGGTTATTGCTTTCATGCTGAGCTTGAGTTTGGAacctttcttcttctccatGACTTGCTGGATCCCTTCTTGATATCCTTCAATAAAGGTTTTGAGAGTGTCTCTATAAGCAGAAGCTCCAGTCATGTACATTTGTTGTAGAGCGGGCCTTAATATAATAACCTAAGCCTAACAACTAAGTAGATATTGTCCGTTTTGGACACATAACTTATCACAGTTTTGTTATTGGCTTTGCAATCCAAAACAcatctatttatttaagaGAGCCCAAGGCTTATAAATTAGTTTAGGAACTCTCTTACTGGCGATGTGAGCTCTTGAGGACCTCGCATCCTCGTAAGGGTAGTTAGAAAGAGAATAGAAAGAAATCATATCATTAACATGTTCATCCACACATCAGGTTGCGAGTCAGCTCTAATACCAATAGTAACAGTCTGATCCCAGCTACCAAGTCGGCTTGATACCAATTGTAACAGTCCAATCCCAACAACCAAGTAAATATTATCCACTTTGGGGATAAAGCTCGTTAGGATTTTGTTATTAGATTTTACAATCCGATATGCGTCTACTTAGATAGGAGAGCCTAAAGCTTATAAACTAGTCCAGAAACTCTCTCGCTATCTATGTGGAATGTTACTCTTTATGTCTCCATTTCTCTTTTGGCAACCACcgctaaaatttttaattaattattattatataactcATGGAATGAACATCAGAAATTAACACAAACTCCACTTGCAatgcaataataaaataaagtaactaaagtaataaaaaaataaagtaactAAAGAcgtgaataataataacatagtCTAGCTTAAATAATCACtaatcaaaattaagaaagaaatctCACCATGATCTTCAAGCACTGAGGATTTCTTGGGTTTAGTAGTAGTTTCATTGGCAACTTCACTCACATTCACATCATCACTATCCTTCTTAAAATCACTCAGCCAAAGATCCGACCCAATATCACTCACCTACCTCGCCTCTTAAAGCCTTGATGCCTCCTTCAACACCTTTACCCaaaagattttgttttaatttttatttatttaaaaacgaAGATCAATGAAGAAAGTGAAAAGTGGGATTATTTACCAGCTAACACTCGTGTTGATTCAATTTGCGGGGTTTTTTTATGTGAGGAAGATCAAGAAACGATGATGGAAATGTGATTTCTCTTAAGTCATATCGAATGTAATTGAACACCTTCCAATGTACTACTTTACATTTATTCTCTTTCTATTCTTCTCTTCTACCTTCTAAGTAGTAGGTAGTTGGCGTCGACATCCACAAATGTGTGTGGCTGtgtgttacatttttttttgtgtgtgcgcGCACACTGTGTCTAGTCTACGTAtatggtgtgtgtgtgtgttgatAGCAATTAGGTAATTTAAGTTTAGTTggtatgttttaatttttttattaaacccAACCTAATTGAATTTTCGGATCGGATCAGGTTTAAACCGATGGGATCACTATCTGATTAGTTAGGTAAAATATTACTTGATCAGATTGGGTAAGTAATCTGATctaatccaaattcaaattttttcgAGCTGGGTTGAGttatttgcccacccctaaccAAAACTACGAgcattaaacataaaatttgaacaTTGAACATGAAACTAATGATAAACTGAAATTACTTACCATTAAATAAGACAATATTAGTCATTGAACATGAAACCTCTTATTGCACACTTGAATCATTGATAATTATCTGAGAAAGTAGCCATTAATCTTGAATAGTCAACCATTAGACATGAAAGCAATGCTAATCTAAAAATTTGtgtaataaacatgaaacataagaCCACAAACttgcaataataaaaatcacacaaatcacagtatattaaatataaaacacttACTATTAATATTGACGTAACGATCATTAAACATGTAAGTAATACTAACTTGAAACTTATTTCCGTAAAACATGAAACTTAGAATCATAAACCTgcaatgatttaattacgtatATTCAAGTATTATGAACATGAAAATAATACCATCAAACttgaaattacaattattaaatatgatattattatgttattttatattctatctatttaattaaatgtaattattatatatattatatacattataatattattttattcatttagggggcatttactttttttttaatttcatactGTTTGGCTGCCAAATATACAAAGAgctccttttattttattttttgtttttgctttgcATCTATCAGATGCGTGTATACTAGCAAAGGccccaaaatattataaatgttacGTTCTAAAAACATTGTTgcgaaaattattttaacatacATATGAATAAAAGACCTGCAATAAAAAGCTGGAGTCGACGTTTGGTTCGCTTTAACGCCTAAAATCCTATTGGATTCAAATTTATAAACCGATCtgtttttgtttctaatttaaaaaagtgaTAGGGTATAAAATCAGAATGCAATCCCTAATCCCCCATTTCCCCTTCTCTTTCTTGACTTCTTCTTCTCTATtgtgaaagagagagaacaaTACATTCACTCTACCCACGCCTACGCCGCAGCTGTTGCCGCCGCTAAACCACGGCCACGGCCACGGCCTAGTTTCTCTAACCCTAAGTTATCAAACGCCCACGGCTACACTGCCGCTGCCGTCACTTCCGTTCAAGTGTAACGGAGCTACAGCTTCTAGCCGTTCTTGATTTTTTCCTCGTTCCAGCTGCTGTCGTCTCTATCGTTCCTGCCTCCGGCTTCGTTCGCCATTGTCAGCGGCACAAGGTAAAGTTATACATGCGATTCCAAACAGAGAATGAATGGCTGTTTGTAATTCAATCTTGTGTTGGGCATGGGTAAGAGGTGTTACTGACACTGAAACTGTtcgattttcttttgtataatGGCTGTTAGTATTGTTGTTGATTTCGTTTCTTAACATTGTAATCTTTGTTATTTTGAGTGTTGATCGTGATGGTTTATTAATCTACTATATATGTTTGTTACTTGGAGATGCTTTTATGGAGATGGGttattaatcatttttgtgattttgaGGATGTTTGGTAGCTGGTATTCACTTTTGTTTTCATTCTTGCATCATTGAGCGGGGCTGGTATTTGACTCATTTTGAAACTGAATTGAATTTTGGAATAGGTTGTAAATTGAATTGCAACCCAAACCGAAATTTAGACccaatttttcaattgaacCAATCCAGAACTTCTATCCAAACCGGTTCTGGGTTGCGTTTCGAACCAATTGAGTTGAATTTTCCAATTCAAGCGGGTTGTAAACCAAACAACCCGAAGCAAAACCTGATATGCCCGCCCCTAAAATGCGTTCTCTTACTTCTGTACTTTGGCTTCTTccattttaatctttatttattcttatttacaaTCATTCCATCAAGATTAGGATACTTTCCATTTAGATCCATAATAGCGTAGATTTATCATCACTCTTGcttttttgcttatttttcaCAGCTAGTAAAATACCAAAATCTTTTTATCGGATACATAAATAGCACTCTAAGGCTCTTTGCGAGCCCCATTCAATCTACTAAGGCCATCTTCGACACTTACACCCTAAAGTCACCCTATCATTGCAGTGAAATTGGTGGATCAGTAgaagatttaaaaaacaatGGTGAGACTGACTGCCGACTTGATTTGGAAGAGCCCTCATTTCTTCAATGCCATTAAGGAGCGCGAGTTGGATCTTCGAGGTTTCACCATCTTCTATTGATTTGcttcattctttaattttcttgatttatatagaaattttatccattcttttatatttttcttctcttattGCAGGTAATAAAATTGCTGTGATTGAAAACTTGGGCGCCACTGAGGTCAGTGTTATTTCTCGCATGCTAGCTTAGTTAATATTTAGCAACAACCAACCAACAAATAATTTGGTATTGGATATTTactatttgtttcatttttaagatattataGATATTGGGTGCCTTTCACTCACTTTGATGCTATGAGGTGCAATTTAACAATTCTTACCCTTTCCTATGGATTTTTGGCAGGATCAATTTGATACCATTGATTTGTCGGACAATGAGATTGTCAAGCTTGAGAACATGCCCCATCTTAATCGTTTGGGCACTTTGattataaataacaatagAATTACTCGTATTAATCCCAACATTGGAGGTAggtaaatattttagaatgcttcattttttttcttgtactgTTCTTTGAGAAGTAcactatatttatatttagattGCTTTCTTTTGCAGAGTTCTTGCCAAAATTACACACTTTGGTTTTGACAAACAACAGGCTTGTCAATCTAGTGGAGATTGATCCTCTAACATCCCTTCCAAAGTTGCAGTTCCTTAGTTTATTGGACAATAGCATCACCAAAAAGCCCAATTATCGGTTGTATGTGATTCACAAGCTGAAATCTCTCCGTGTTTTGGATTTCAAGAAGGTGAAAAACAAGGTGATGAATGAGGCCATTTGATTACCCCCTACaaattatacatatatgttgtttattttgtcacTAATATCTCTTGCCTGTGGTGGTTTATTATCGACAAAATATAGGTTTCTAAAGGAATTTAGATGCTTGTGCAAACATCTTAAATTCATTCCTCTTAAAGTAAATACATTTTTACccaatttaactaaaaaatgaacCTTTATTTgtaaagagagaagaaaaaaggtCTCCACTATAAGCGTGTAACATTTTAAGGGAAATTTGAAGTATTCTGGGTATATGTTTCTTGCACATGCTAGGTGAGTTCTCAAGATGGCATTTTTTATATGCTTTTTTGATAATCATCTTTTTTGTACACAGATGTATGCCCATCCAGtagtaaatgtaaattttgattaattatctTCTGTGAAAATATAGGgaggaaaaataatcaatagtCATTAGAGGAGCCACTTCATTACAAAATTCTAAGAGTTAAATTACTATTTCATTAGCCCTTGGCATTCTGTTAGGCAGGATGCTTGCTGAGTAATGAATCTTAAAACAGAATAACATGTTTTTAGTCTTGGTTTAGCTGCAATTCTTGTGTTTTATGGatttgttttctgttttggGATATATAGTCTGGCTCAGCCTTTGTAACATTGATATCTCACAGAACTCTTTCTCTAGATGACATGTGGATTTgcattatattttgtatttttatcattcttaatttttggtCAATTTCTTATACGAAGTAAAAAGAACCATATCTATGGGACTTGAAGTTCACtagtgtttttgtttttgtatatGTTTGATTAATTTCATCCATGACTGTTTACTTAAGTTACAACTAGCTTCTTAAATAAGATGAAGGGGCTTCGGCACAATGCATTGTATTGTGATGATGGTTTTATTTCATAGGTGTGATGAAATTCTTGAAGAgtataaaatagaaaattattattcagaCATTCTAAACTTCTATTTGCAAGTATCAAATACATTCATTTTCAGTGTTCGTAATTCTTGTTTATAGGAAAGAATGGAAGCAGCAAGTCTGTTTGCCTCAGAAGAAATGGAAGAGGAGGCTAAGAAGGAATCTATGAAGACATTGATGCCAGTTGAGGTTCCGAATGTTTCAGAAGAAGAGGAACAACAAACTCCAAAAGTGGTTGCCCCCACTCCTGAGCAGATTATAGCCATCAAGGTATTCTGTTTATTGCAGTATAAGTAGTCAACGGTATTCTTTTCCTGAGGTTTAAATGCATGTAGACGATGCTGGGACTTTCCAAAAGGTTGGAAAtcagatgatttaattaactagGCATAAGGATGTAATGATAtctaacattttaaaaaatgttaggATGATGAAAAGACTCCTAGTTCTAGGCTTTATTGGCATGCCATACCAGCTTTTATTACATATGCGAAAAGACATTTTAGCAGCTCTGCTTTGTAGATCAAGGCTGTAAAACCAAGAAATAAAGATAGCGACTGAACAAAGTTAAGAGTATCTCAGAAATTTTTtccttataatttttaaagcactatatatatatatataaagagagagacacatgcacacacacacacagataTATTAATGATATAAATCCTCAAAGAAAGCTAAAGATCGTAGAGAGGGGAAGCCAAAATCATatggaaaaaacaaaaaaaaaaaatctaaaacaacCAATGCTTGTAATCTGCAATGAACAACCACCCACAGCAGTGGTTAGCTGAACTTCTAGATAAGTTACATCAAACTTCTTGCCAGTTGAGgtgaatgaagaaaagaaggTACTTGAAGCTCGTTTCTAGCTGACCCAAAGCAAAGAAAAGATCAAATTCTACCCTGTCCATGTTGTCTAGTCTTTTCTCCTAAATATAAGATCTAGCTTATTTATGTTCATATAATCCAAAGAGAGATGAAGCAACATATTTCCTAAGAATTTCAGCCTTGTTTCCTTACCTGAAAGTGAAAGTATTCTCCATTAGTGCTGAGTCACTAGAACTCATGGCCAACAAATTCTTATGTTCTTTGcataatctattctacaatctTGTATCGTCTTTTTGGGAGAAGCAGTTATTGGTAACCATTGCTTTTCAAACCTCGTTTTGAGATCTCTGATGCTTTTTCTAAGATCAGTTTAATGTAAAGAAAAGGATATATTTTGGACCGTTGAATTAAAAGGTTGCACTGCCTTGcagaaaaaagttattttaggAAGTGTActggtcttttttttttttttcttttttcgtgTCAAAGGGTAGAAATTATGTTGTTGACTGAAATCATGCAAGAATTAGATTGATGAAGAGTTAGGTATATATGAGTGAACAttagaaaattcataaataaatcatatatgaGTGAACATTACCCTTTATATTACACATTTTgagaaatataataatttcttgaCACAGACAAGCCCTTATTTTTACATACACAATATTTTTGAGCCTTAATACCTAACTCTTTTATTCTCAAAAGATCATCCAACCTAAAATATCAAACTAATTTAGCTGCTGAGTGTATGCCTGAGATACATTGAGTAGTGCtcaaaaaggaagaaaaagaaaagaaaaatatgttgagctatatttttttgaattatggTTTTATTGTTATGCAGGCTGCTATTGTGAATTCTCAGACACTTGAAGAGGTTGCAAGACTTGAAGAGGTGCTTTTGTTTAGTTGGAAAATGTGCCTTTTTGAAgtttggaattttttatttccactGATTGAGCTTGAAATTAACAGTTAACTTTCCTTGCCTGGCTTATACATGGCAGGTTCTGAAGTCAGGTCAGCTTCCTGCAGATTTGAAAATTCCGGACTATGATTCTGGCAGCAAGGAtgtgaaagaaaatgatgagaAAATGGTACCTGACGTTGAAAATGAGGCTGATGTTGAACCAAACAATGTGGAAAACCAGAAGAATGATGAACTTGCTGCGATGGAACAGGTATCATTCTATTATCTTATTGGGATTCAAACAACATTATTTGTGTTCTTATATTCTCActccttttttcttctctatGCGTGTCATGAGGTAAATAATGCCCATGCTCTATGATAAAACTGCGACTAAGTGACATTTTTTCTGTTATTGTTTGTTGTTCAAGATGTTAGTTCTGTTGTACTGACTGTGTGCTTAGTGAGAGTTTCTGTATGGTAACGTAACATTTAGGTTTCAGTTATGGAAGTAATTAGGCACCGCTTTCTTCCCCCGTGGACACATTAGCCATAGGGATGAAATTGAGCAGATCACCTTTGCTGTTTCGGTTTAAATCATGCCAGAAATGTGTTGATGTGTCATTTTTCCTCTACTTGGTCAACTTGTAGTTGGAGGTTTTTGAATGCAGTCCAGATcggtaaatatattttgagagGTTGTTCATATTTTCTGTCTCGTCTGGGTTGCTCAGCCACTTTTGTACTTACTTGAAATTGGCttggttaaaaattaattgaagcgGCAATTTATTGACAACAGTTGAAACCAATGCGAACGGCTTCATGTTACTTCAGTACTTAAGACCTGATTCTCCTAGTTCCACCTATAAATTTTCATCTGTTAATGTTTGTCTCGTTTGAGGATGAGTAATGAATGGGTGTAACTTGGATCTTTTTCATCCACATGGGCATGACTGAGGATGATTAATGAATGGGTGTAACTTGGATCTTTTTCATCCACATGGGCATGACTTGACCTCACTGTTGTCTCTTGCTTATGTCAAAGTCATTTCTTTACCTACTACTTTTCATTACCTCTAGCTGCATTGAGTTTTCGACTATCCATTATTCATCATTGACAAGGTTGCACAAATAATTTGTACTATTCTAAATTCTTATATTGTGATACcagtgtcatttttcttagGGTTACAGTCACATGTGCATGACTTTGATATATATCTTGTTGTGAAATGGTAGTGACCGATCATGGGAGTATGCACAGTAATGACATCTGGCAATTGATTTAGAACTTGattccaatatttttatttgtcgcAAATTATGCCggtttattttcatttgcttCATAAGCTGGAAGTTTCTGGCTTCTGTTGCAAGAGGTTCCAGTAGTGatgcatattttatttttggccaGGACTAGAAGGGGTGATTCATGTGCAAGTCCATCTGAAAGCATCCAAAAGTCCATCCGAAAGCTTCTCACTTGTGTGCCTGCACCCATATACCAGATCTAAGTTCTGTTTAGACTTTTTCTTCCCCCCTCATTTCCTCCTCTACCACATCTGCCTTGTGGTGACAGGAACTCAAAATGGGAGGGGTGCTTGCTCATGCAAATGTAGGCAGGGGTTTTGTATAACTTCATTTGTTAGGAATTTTCACTATTAGTTTGCCCCCAGTGCATCTGGAAATATAACATAGTACGCTGCTAGCTTATCTGCTACATTATCTACTTTATGGAACAAGGACCTTCGGCTCGTGATGCTTGTAGGTGTATGGCATATCCCTCATTTCCCAGTTTATCTAAGTTGGCAAACTTCATTTTGCATTAGAAATGTTATCGTTCCTTTGAAAGTTTGTTTGTGATGTATCTGTTTCATCAGAGCAAC
This window of the Citrus sinensis cultivar Valencia sweet orange chromosome 8, DVS_A1.0, whole genome shotgun sequence genome carries:
- the LOC102619436 gene encoding U2 small nuclear ribonucleoprotein A', encoding MVRLTADLIWKSPHFFNAIKERELDLRGNKIAVIENLGATEDQFDTIDLSDNEIVKLENMPHLNRLGTLIINNNRITRINPNIGEFLPKLHTLVLTNNRLVNLVEIDPLTSLPKLQFLSLLDNSITKKPNYRLYVIHKLKSLRVLDFKKVKNKERMEAASLFASEEMEEEAKKESMKTLMPVEVPNVSEEEEQQTPKVVAPTPEQIIAIKAAIVNSQTLEEVARLEEVLKSGQLPADLKIPDYDSGSKDVKENDEKMVPDVENEADVEPNNVENQKNDELAAMEQD